One region of Cobetia sp. cqz5-12 genomic DNA includes:
- a CDS encoding PhoH family protein: protein MSHQSQQANRILNMTLEPADPQRLASLTGQRDEHLKLIESRLGVTLRNRGNDFQIAGPAAAVKATANVLEHLYRETGAGEVDAETVHLFLQESGVEALVEAAEDQGATYGDVVIRTPKVLVRPRGFNQQGYVTEMRNHDINFGIGPAGTGKTYLAVAAAVEALNNNEVRRILLVRPAVEAGEKLGFLPGDLAQKIDPYLRPLYDALYEMLGFEHVNKMIERQIIEIAPLAYMRGRTLNNAYIILDESQNTTREQMKMFLTRIGFGSTAVITGDVSQVDLPRGTQSGLAHVMEVLKDTPGISITRFLAKDVVRHPLVQRIVEAYDTFEAAEEQQEGERREQRQAEREARMAALNAQSNVPPASTPTGGSQ, encoded by the coding sequence TTGAGCCACCAGTCACAGCAAGCCAATCGCATTCTCAACATGACGCTTGAGCCGGCAGACCCGCAGCGTCTGGCCAGCCTGACCGGTCAGCGCGACGAGCATCTCAAGCTGATCGAATCCCGGCTCGGTGTCACCCTGCGCAATCGCGGCAACGACTTCCAGATCGCAGGCCCGGCGGCCGCGGTGAAGGCGACCGCCAACGTGCTGGAACATCTGTATCGCGAGACCGGCGCCGGCGAAGTCGATGCCGAGACCGTCCATCTGTTCCTGCAGGAATCCGGCGTCGAGGCGCTGGTCGAAGCCGCCGAGGACCAGGGCGCTACCTACGGTGATGTGGTGATCCGCACGCCCAAGGTGCTGGTGCGCCCGCGCGGCTTCAACCAGCAGGGCTATGTCACCGAGATGCGCAATCACGACATCAACTTCGGCATCGGCCCGGCCGGTACCGGCAAGACCTATCTTGCCGTCGCGGCCGCCGTGGAAGCGCTCAACAACAACGAAGTGCGACGCATTCTGCTGGTGCGTCCGGCGGTCGAGGCCGGCGAGAAGCTCGGCTTCCTGCCGGGGGACCTGGCCCAGAAGATCGACCCCTACCTGCGCCCGCTCTACGACGCCCTGTACGAGATGCTCGGCTTCGAGCACGTCAACAAGATGATCGAGCGCCAGATCATCGAGATCGCACCGCTGGCCTACATGCGAGGCCGGACGCTCAACAACGCCTACATCATTCTCGATGAGTCCCAGAACACCACGCGTGAGCAGATGAAGATGTTCCTGACGCGCATCGGTTTCGGCTCCACCGCTGTCATCACCGGTGACGTCTCGCAGGTCGATCTGCCGCGTGGCACCCAGTCAGGTCTCGCGCACGTGATGGAGGTCCTCAAGGACACCCCGGGGATCAGCATCACGCGTTTCCTGGCCAAGGACGTCGTGCGTCACCCGCTGGTGCAGCGCATCGTCGAGGCCTACGACACCTTCGAAGCCGCGGAAGAGCAGCAGGAAGGCGAGCGTCGCGAGCAGCGTCAGGCCGAGCGCGAAGCCCGCATGGCGGCGCTGAATGCCCAGAGCAACGTGCCGCCTGCCAGCACCCCGACGGGAGGTAGCCAGTGA
- the miaB gene encoding tRNA (N6-isopentenyl adenosine(37)-C2)-methylthiotransferase MiaB, which translates to MAKKLFIKTHGCQMNEYDSARMADLLGESHQMEVTSDESEADVILLNTCSIREKAQEKVFHQLGRWKKLKEKNPELVIGVGGCVASQEGDNLRKRAPHVDMVFGPQTLHRVPKMLDTRRDSLKQISVVDVTFPEIEKFDNLPAPKSDGASAFVSVMEGCSKYCTFCVVPYTRGEEVSRPFEKVMDEVIHLADQGVREINLLGQNVNAYAGLNQLGEEIDLAELISCVAQVEGIDRIRFTTSHPLEFKDSLIEAFGEIPELVSHLHLPVQSGSNRILAAMKRGHERDLYIDKLERIRALRPDISFSSDFIVGFPGESDQDFMDTMDLIGQIGFDHSFSFIYSARPGTPAANLEDDTPEEVKKERLLILQERINQQAMQIGRKMVGTTQRILVSGFSPRDPGLLSGRTENNRVVNFRAANPTELIGYLVDVEITEAYPNSLRGELSSPYRY; encoded by the coding sequence ATGGCGAAGAAACTCTTCATCAAGACTCACGGCTGCCAGATGAACGAGTACGACTCCGCGCGCATGGCGGATCTGCTCGGCGAATCGCATCAGATGGAAGTCACCAGCGACGAATCCGAAGCAGACGTCATCCTGCTCAATACCTGCTCTATCCGCGAAAAGGCGCAGGAGAAGGTGTTCCACCAGCTGGGACGCTGGAAGAAGCTCAAGGAAAAGAACCCGGAACTGGTGATCGGCGTCGGCGGCTGCGTGGCCAGTCAGGAAGGCGACAACCTGCGCAAGCGGGCCCCGCATGTGGACATGGTGTTCGGCCCGCAGACCCTGCACCGCGTGCCGAAGATGCTCGACACCCGCCGCGACAGCCTCAAGCAGATTTCCGTGGTCGACGTGACCTTCCCCGAGATCGAGAAGTTCGACAACCTGCCCGCGCCCAAGAGCGACGGTGCCAGCGCCTTCGTCTCGGTGATGGAAGGCTGCTCCAAGTACTGCACCTTCTGTGTGGTGCCCTACACCCGCGGCGAGGAAGTCTCGCGTCCCTTCGAGAAGGTGATGGATGAAGTCATCCACCTGGCCGACCAGGGCGTGCGCGAGATCAACCTGCTGGGCCAGAACGTCAACGCCTACGCCGGTCTCAACCAGCTGGGTGAGGAGATCGACCTCGCCGAGCTGATCAGCTGCGTGGCGCAGGTCGAGGGCATCGACCGCATCCGCTTCACCACTTCGCATCCGCTGGAGTTCAAGGACTCGCTGATCGAGGCCTTCGGTGAGATCCCGGAGCTGGTCAGCCACCTGCACCTGCCGGTGCAGTCGGGCTCCAACCGCATTCTGGCAGCGATGAAGCGCGGCCACGAGCGTGACCTCTACATCGACAAGCTCGAGCGCATCCGCGCGCTGCGCCCGGACATCAGCTTCTCCTCCGACTTCATCGTCGGCTTCCCGGGCGAGTCCGATCAGGACTTCATGGACACCATGGACCTGATCGGCCAGATCGGCTTCGATCACTCCTTCAGCTTCATCTACTCCGCGCGTCCGGGCACCCCGGCGGCGAATCTGGAAGATGACACCCCGGAAGAGGTGAAGAAGGAGCGTCTGCTCATCCTGCAGGAACGCATCAACCAGCAGGCGATGCAGATCGGGCGCAAGATGGTCGGCACCACCCAGCGCATCCTGGTCTCCGGCTTCTCGCCGCGTGACCCGGGCCTGCTGTCAGGGCGCACCGAGAACAACCGTGTGGTCAACTTCCGCGCCGCCAATCCGACCGAGCTGATCGGCTACCTGGTGGATGTCGAGATCACCGAGGCCTACCCCAACTCGCTGCGCGGTGAGCTCAGCTCGCCCTACCGCTATTGA
- the ybeY gene encoding rRNA maturation RNase YbeY has product MSEAPAVVVDLQLAIGESEFDGQPLPASHQLEAWVAAALLAAAEDGALERAVSDAAAPYELTVRLVEEAESQGLNRDYRGKDSPTNVLSFPHEPLDLDDFALPPELAARFAEEGDDDSLPLAGMPGSGLDAGEEEGLDGQGSDDVMLESDVVGETEDTGVSGITADALGDNDAADEQTLNDEQRFLGDLIISVHVVAREAREQGKSLEHHFAHMLVHGTLHLLGYDHIEDDEAERMEALERHVLAGLGIADPYREENH; this is encoded by the coding sequence GTGAGCGAAGCCCCTGCCGTCGTCGTGGACCTGCAACTGGCCATCGGCGAGAGTGAATTCGATGGCCAGCCGCTGCCGGCCAGCCACCAGCTGGAAGCCTGGGTGGCGGCTGCGCTGCTGGCCGCTGCGGAAGATGGCGCGCTGGAGCGCGCTGTCAGCGACGCCGCGGCGCCGTACGAGTTGACCGTGCGTCTGGTGGAAGAAGCCGAGAGCCAGGGGCTGAATCGCGATTATCGCGGCAAGGACTCCCCGACCAACGTGCTGTCCTTCCCGCATGAGCCGCTGGATCTTGACGACTTCGCCCTGCCACCGGAACTGGCCGCGCGCTTCGCCGAGGAAGGCGACGACGACAGCCTGCCGCTTGCGGGCATGCCGGGTAGCGGTCTGGACGCCGGTGAAGAAGAGGGACTTGATGGCCAAGGCAGTGACGATGTCATGCTGGAGTCAGACGTCGTGGGCGAAACTGAAGACACTGGCGTCTCCGGCATCACCGCCGACGCCTTGGGCGACAACGACGCAGCCGATGAGCAGACACTGAATGATGAGCAGCGCTTTCTGGGCGACCTGATCATCAGCGTGCATGTCGTCGCCCGCGAAGCGCGGGAACAGGGCAAGTCGCTGGAACATCATTTCGCCCACATGCTGGTTCATGGCACCTTGCACTTGCTCGGCTATGACCATATCGAGGACGATGAAGCCGAACGCATGGAAGCGCTCGAGCGTCATGTGCTGGCAGGGCTCGGCATCGCCGACCCCTACCGGGAAGAGAATCACTGA
- a CDS encoding HlyC/CorC family transporter → MSEDRSGSQSKTWLDKLFGAFSSDTDEPSSRSELLQFLAEVGPRLNLDQDAIAIIEGALEISDQQVREVMIPRSQVQAIQVDQRPEEYLPLILESAHSRYPVIDENLDEVLGILLAKDLLPLILQNDSERKRFDLREAIRPAMFIPESKRLNSLLKEFRETRNHMAVVIDEYGGTAGLVTIEDILEQIVGDIEDEHDTDEDEDIRELGDGQFAVSALTTIDDFNEHFDTDFSDEEFDTIGGLMIQRFGHMPRRQESTDFAGWRFTVLNADNRRIRQVQVCRLEDATGDAPPSAEHRAHISGE, encoded by the coding sequence ATGAGCGAAGACCGATCGGGAAGCCAATCGAAAACCTGGCTCGATAAGCTGTTCGGCGCCTTCTCAAGCGACACCGACGAACCCAGCTCCCGTAGCGAGCTGCTCCAGTTTCTGGCTGAGGTAGGCCCACGCCTCAACCTCGATCAGGACGCCATCGCCATCATCGAAGGCGCGCTGGAAATCAGCGACCAGCAGGTGCGCGAGGTGATGATCCCCCGCTCCCAGGTGCAGGCCATTCAGGTCGATCAGCGCCCGGAGGAGTACCTGCCGCTGATTCTCGAATCGGCTCACTCCCGCTATCCCGTCATCGACGAGAACCTCGACGAGGTGCTCGGCATCCTGCTGGCCAAGGACCTGCTGCCGCTGATCCTGCAAAATGACAGCGAGCGCAAGCGCTTCGACCTGCGCGAAGCGATCCGTCCGGCGATGTTCATCCCCGAATCCAAGCGCCTCAACAGCCTGCTCAAGGAATTCCGCGAGACCCGCAATCACATGGCGGTGGTCATCGACGAGTACGGCGGCACGGCAGGCCTTGTCACCATCGAGGATATCCTCGAGCAGATCGTCGGGGATATCGAGGATGAGCACGACACCGATGAGGATGAGGACATCCGCGAGCTGGGCGATGGCCAATTCGCCGTCAGCGCGCTGACCACCATCGATGACTTCAATGAGCACTTCGATACCGACTTCTCCGATGAGGAGTTCGACACCATCGGCGGTCTGATGATCCAGCGCTTCGGTCACATGCCGCGCCGTCAGGAATCCACCGATTTCGCCGGTTGGCGCTTCACGGTGCTCAATGCGGACAATCGTCGCATTCGTCAGGTACAGGTATGCCGTCTGGAAGATGCCACCGGTGACGCGCCGCCCTCGGCCGAGCATCGTGCGCATATCAGCGGCGAATGA
- a CDS encoding TIGR04211 family SH3 domain-containing protein, with product MTRFSITSTPSSFGLLSPRSPCSTLARSLRRVVLGAGVAGSLLLGAPLANAATDRWVADDLTTFVRSGPTDGYRIVGTVEAGQPVELLEVQNDYSKIRTASGDVVWIPSADLQDTQSVNARVPELSARVKELTAKLDGINEEWESRVEDMKTGLETRQARIEELEQASNSQSAELAQARSKMQDMETKLDTKKQDLLMRYFMYGGGVAGVGLLVGLIVPHLPRRKKKRHGFL from the coding sequence ATGACGCGATTCTCCATTACCAGCACCCCTTCATCTTTCGGTCTCCTGTCACCCCGATCGCCGTGTTCGACGCTTGCGCGCTCACTGCGCCGTGTGGTGCTGGGGGCTGGCGTCGCCGGCAGCCTGCTGCTGGGCGCACCGCTGGCCAATGCGGCCACCGATCGCTGGGTCGCCGATGACCTCACCACCTTCGTGCGCAGTGGCCCGACGGATGGCTACCGCATCGTGGGCACGGTGGAAGCCGGCCAGCCGGTCGAGCTGCTCGAGGTCCAGAATGACTACAGCAAGATCCGCACCGCCAGCGGCGACGTGGTGTGGATCCCCTCCGCTGACCTGCAGGACACCCAGAGCGTCAATGCCCGGGTGCCCGAGCTCAGCGCCAGGGTCAAGGAGTTGACTGCCAAGCTCGATGGCATCAATGAAGAGTGGGAAAGCCGTGTCGAGGACATGAAGACCGGCCTCGAGACGCGTCAGGCGCGCATCGAGGAGCTTGAGCAGGCCAGCAACAGCCAGTCAGCCGAGCTTGCCCAGGCGCGCAGCAAGATGCAGGACATGGAAACCAAGCTCGATACCAAGAAGCAGGACCTGCTGATGCGCTACTTCATGTACGGCGGTGGCGTGGCGGGTGTCGGCCTGCTGGTCGGCCTGATCGTGCCGCACCTGCCGCGTCGCAAGAAGAAGCGTCACGGCTTCCTGTAA
- the tmpT gene encoding thiopurine S-methyltransferase — translation MSGQDTTMDATPASDPWLARWQEGRIGFHLPATHSALERWWPRLEIAAGAKVLVPLCGKSLDMRWLAAQGYPVLGIELARQACEQFVTEGVGDVSRYRLEHFECFRQGMVELWCGDFFHFHIDHVDHLDAFYDRAALIALPPATRQRYAFHLAQLLPPGARGLLISLERQTEQHQGPPFHVAEDEIRQLLSANFTLEVLERRAPDERGLRETVWSLVRKGPRR, via the coding sequence ATGTCGGGACAAGACACGACGATGGACGCGACGCCGGCCAGTGACCCCTGGCTGGCGCGTTGGCAGGAAGGGCGGATCGGCTTTCATCTTCCCGCCACGCATTCGGCGCTGGAGCGCTGGTGGCCGCGGCTTGAGATCGCGGCGGGCGCCAAGGTGCTGGTGCCGTTGTGTGGCAAGAGTCTGGACATGCGCTGGCTGGCGGCGCAGGGCTATCCGGTGCTGGGTATCGAGCTTGCGCGCCAGGCCTGCGAACAGTTCGTCACCGAAGGTGTCGGTGATGTCTCGCGTTATCGGCTGGAGCACTTCGAATGCTTCCGTCAGGGCATGGTCGAGCTGTGGTGCGGAGACTTCTTCCACTTCCATATCGACCATGTCGATCATCTGGACGCCTTCTATGATCGCGCCGCGCTGATCGCCTTGCCGCCGGCCACCCGGCAGCGCTACGCCTTCCATCTGGCGCAGTTGCTGCCACCGGGCGCGCGTGGCCTGTTGATCAGTCTCGAGCGGCAGACGGAGCAGCATCAGGGCCCGCCATTCCATGTCGCCGAAGACGAGATTCGTCAGCTTCTGAGTGCCAACTTCACGCTAGAGGTGCTGGAGCGTCGCGCCCCGGATGAGCGCGGTTTGCGTGAGACGGTATGGAGTCTGGTGCGCAAGGGGCCGCGTCGCTGA
- a CDS encoding YdcF family protein: MGITELLGIIKDLVLPPGGPLLLLFLAMLVLKRWPGLARAMMVVAILGMWLLSSPVVSTRLMSGLERIQPSEPAEWIQAQAVVVLSGGRYYNAPELQGRDRINGETLSRLDEGVRVARNAELPILLTGGKVSSSDDGTLAELMQRSLIDEFDYPARWLENRSENTQQNALFTREMLEQDDINKIVLVTSAWHMPRAMRNFQNQGFRTIIPAPVGYTTVSGLGIDAWIPNSSALTQSRWALHEWIGWLVGR, translated from the coding sequence ATGGGCATCACCGAGTTACTCGGCATCATCAAGGACCTGGTATTGCCGCCCGGCGGGCCTCTCCTGCTGCTGTTTCTGGCCATGCTAGTTCTCAAGCGCTGGCCGGGGCTGGCGCGCGCCATGATGGTCGTGGCCATCCTGGGCATGTGGCTGCTGTCCTCGCCGGTCGTCTCCACGCGTCTTATGTCAGGGCTGGAGCGCATTCAGCCCAGTGAGCCGGCAGAGTGGATCCAGGCGCAGGCCGTGGTGGTGCTGTCCGGAGGACGTTATTACAACGCCCCGGAGCTGCAGGGCCGCGATCGCATCAATGGCGAGACGCTCAGCCGTCTGGACGAAGGCGTCCGCGTGGCCCGCAACGCGGAGCTGCCGATTCTGCTCACCGGTGGCAAGGTATCGTCCTCCGATGACGGCACCCTCGCCGAGCTGATGCAGCGCTCGCTGATCGATGAATTCGACTACCCGGCCCGCTGGCTGGAGAATCGCAGCGAGAACACCCAGCAGAATGCACTCTTCACGCGTGAGATGCTCGAGCAGGACGACATCAACAAGATCGTGCTGGTGACCAGCGCCTGGCACATGCCGCGCGCGATGCGCAATTTCCAGAATCAGGGCTTCCGCACCATCATCCCGGCGCCGGTGGGCTACACCACGGTGTCCGGGCTGGGCATCGATGCCTGGATCCCCAACAGCTCCGCGCTGACCCAGTCACGCTGGGCACTGCATGAATGGATCGGCTGGCTGGTGGGTCGCTAG
- the lnt gene encoding apolipoprotein N-acyltransferase has protein sequence MSDSPRARSFPGASLLANVLAIIAGVLVTLSFAPFEQWWLGPIGAGLLYGALRMEGGGFLRAWWFGVGLFGSGASWVYVSIHDYGYTGMPLAVLLTMLFVACMALFPMLWMGLWQRLCSRKLDVLSFAAVFVLSELFRTWAFTGFPWLLLGNSAVGSPLASWVPVLGVYGISLIIALSGALMWNLALRRRWWAVAPLIVLWSTGLLLPTSWTQSGGQPARVALLQGNLPQLIKWSAEGQRRAANTYAAMTRAVQDDADLIVWPETALPMLRDQAEPFLERIQATLPPKTGLITGIVERDADNRFYNSVIPIDDPSAQYRKEHLVPFGEYVPLESWLRGIIGFLDLPMSSMQSGDSQQPPLMVSGLRIGVAICYEIVYPELVRQRALSSTVLLTVSNDTWFGHSIGPLQHLQMAQLRALENGRYLLRATSNGVTAIISPQGEIIAQAPQFEEATVTGDIRLQLGMTPWMHYGLLPVWILIALLLAPGLVLGISECLKARRQRPQDA, from the coding sequence ATGTCAGATTCCCCCCGCGCGAGGAGCTTCCCGGGCGCCTCGTTGCTGGCCAATGTACTGGCGATCATTGCCGGGGTACTGGTCACCCTGAGCTTTGCCCCCTTCGAGCAGTGGTGGCTGGGCCCGATCGGCGCAGGCCTGCTCTACGGGGCGCTGCGCATGGAAGGCGGTGGCTTCCTGCGTGCCTGGTGGTTCGGGGTCGGCCTGTTCGGCAGCGGAGCCAGCTGGGTCTACGTCTCGATCCATGATTATGGCTATACCGGCATGCCGCTGGCGGTGCTGCTGACGATGCTGTTCGTGGCCTGCATGGCGCTGTTCCCGATGCTGTGGATGGGCCTGTGGCAGCGCTTGTGCTCACGCAAGCTCGATGTGCTGTCATTTGCCGCGGTGTTCGTGCTCAGCGAGCTGTTCCGCACCTGGGCCTTCACCGGCTTCCCGTGGCTGCTGCTGGGCAACAGTGCCGTGGGCTCACCGCTGGCCAGCTGGGTGCCGGTGCTGGGTGTCTACGGTATCTCGCTGATCATCGCGCTGTCCGGGGCACTGATGTGGAATCTGGCGCTGCGTCGCCGCTGGTGGGCGGTCGCGCCGCTGATCGTGCTGTGGAGCACGGGTCTGCTGCTGCCGACCAGCTGGACACAGTCCGGCGGCCAGCCGGCACGCGTCGCCCTGCTGCAAGGCAACCTGCCGCAGTTGATCAAGTGGAGCGCCGAAGGTCAGCGTCGTGCGGCCAATACCTACGCCGCGATGACGCGCGCCGTGCAGGACGATGCCGACCTGATCGTGTGGCCGGAGACGGCACTGCCGATGCTGCGCGACCAGGCCGAGCCCTTCCTCGAGCGCATCCAGGCAACTCTGCCGCCCAAGACCGGTCTGATTACCGGGATCGTCGAGCGTGATGCCGACAATCGCTTCTACAACAGCGTGATTCCCATCGATGACCCGTCAGCCCAGTACCGCAAGGAACACCTGGTGCCCTTCGGCGAGTATGTGCCACTGGAAAGCTGGTTGCGTGGCATCATCGGTTTCCTGGACCTGCCGATGTCGAGCATGCAGTCGGGCGACAGCCAGCAGCCGCCGCTGATGGTCAGCGGTCTGCGCATCGGCGTGGCGATCTGCTACGAGATCGTCTATCCGGAGCTGGTCCGCCAGCGCGCCTTGAGCTCTACCGTGCTGCTGACCGTCTCCAACGACACCTGGTTCGGTCACTCCATCGGCCCGCTGCAGCACCTGCAGATGGCCCAGCTGCGCGCGCTGGAAAACGGCCGCTATCTGCTGCGAGCCACCAGCAATGGCGTCACGGCGATCATCTCGCCGCAGGGTGAGATCATCGCCCAGGCACCCCAGTTCGAGGAGGCTACCGTCACTGGCGATATCCGTCTGCAACTGGGCATGACGCCCTGGATGCACTACGGCCTGCTGCCGGTGTGGATACTGATCGCGCTGCTTCTGGCACCGGGCCTTGTGCTGGGCATCAGCGAATGCCTCAAGGCGCGCCGTCAACGCCCGCAGGACGCCTGA